A part of Streptomyces sp. NBC_01235 genomic DNA contains:
- a CDS encoding sigma-70 family RNA polymerase sigma factor, with translation MTDRSTAVPAPSSATAAYARVYEEQQPRLVAYARSLTRNTWAAEDLVAEAHFRVWRRLAAGHEIDNVPAYLRTTVRHLATASGSAARETPRDPQTEERAEPGGHGEDPAEQVAGVDLVVRVLGQLPERWVKALWLAEAEGQPLAAIGPQLGTKEGATAVLLHRAREGMRQAFLRAQTGAPQDPACQVHWARMPAYVRGAATARQRERLLGHVDACDDCRKLLASLMRANDRLPALVGPALLVLALGGTGKFLLAFAAGSAGTAATTVTTAGGHGAGLLHGMRQTAVGGAKAPMAATAGALVAGAAAVCLVLGWSDSAPTPGQRTPVAEVPAVQVPVAEAPVAEASPSQAAVRDESPEDDGPSSQVTDVRGTTPLRTDDTPTPTTPSDTDGTTGTDLPQPPSADSPTPTPGDATAEEPPAQDDAPPADEGTPEAPEPPAPAPAPAPVPAPAPAPAPVPAPAPAPAPVPAPAPAPAPVPAPAPVPVPAPVPIPAPAPVTPDPGTTETGGDSGDDPAGADGPDCPAGAPDTGAKGPSSRSPKSDPAAGGGRTGHGRTRR, from the coding sequence ATGACCGACAGGTCCACTGCCGTGCCCGCCCCGTCCTCCGCCACCGCCGCGTACGCCCGCGTCTACGAGGAGCAGCAGCCGCGTCTCGTCGCGTACGCCCGCTCGCTCACCAGGAACACCTGGGCCGCCGAAGACCTCGTCGCCGAGGCGCACTTCCGCGTGTGGCGGCGGCTGGCCGCCGGGCACGAGATCGACAACGTCCCGGCGTATCTCAGGACGACGGTGCGGCATCTCGCGACGGCTTCGGGGAGCGCGGCGCGCGAGACGCCGCGGGATCCGCAGACCGAGGAGCGGGCCGAGCCGGGCGGGCACGGAGAGGACCCGGCCGAGCAGGTGGCCGGCGTCGATCTGGTGGTGCGGGTGCTGGGCCAGTTGCCCGAACGCTGGGTGAAGGCACTGTGGTTGGCCGAGGCGGAAGGCCAGCCGCTGGCGGCGATCGGTCCGCAGCTCGGCACCAAGGAGGGGGCGACGGCCGTACTGCTGCACCGGGCACGGGAAGGCATGCGGCAGGCCTTCCTGCGGGCCCAGACCGGAGCCCCGCAGGACCCCGCGTGCCAGGTCCACTGGGCCCGGATGCCCGCGTACGTCCGCGGTGCCGCGACCGCGCGCCAGCGTGAGCGGCTGCTCGGCCATGTGGACGCGTGCGACGACTGCCGCAAGCTGCTCGCCTCGCTGATGCGGGCCAACGACCGGCTTCCCGCGCTGGTCGGTCCCGCCCTGCTCGTCCTCGCGCTGGGCGGCACGGGCAAGTTCCTCCTGGCCTTCGCGGCCGGGTCCGCCGGTACGGCGGCGACCACGGTCACCACGGCGGGCGGGCACGGCGCCGGACTGCTGCACGGAATGCGTCAAACCGCGGTCGGCGGCGCGAAGGCGCCCATGGCGGCGACGGCCGGCGCGCTCGTGGCGGGCGCCGCCGCGGTCTGTCTCGTCCTCGGCTGGTCCGACTCCGCTCCGACACCGGGGCAGCGCACCCCGGTGGCCGAGGTACCCGCGGTCCAGGTCCCGGTGGCCGAGGCACCGGTGGCCGAGGCATCGCCTTCGCAGGCCGCCGTCCGGGACGAATCCCCCGAGGACGACGGTCCTTCCTCGCAGGTGACCGACGTCCGGGGAACGACCCCCCTCCGGACGGACGACACGCCCACGCCCACCACTCCCTCGGACACCGACGGCACAACCGGAACGGACCTGCCACAGCCGCCCTCGGCCGACAGCCCCACGCCGACTCCTGGTGACGCGACAGCCGAGGAGCCCCCGGCCCAGGATGACGCGCCCCCGGCCGACGAAGGCACACCGGAAGCCCCGGAGCCCCCTGCTCCCGCCCCGGCCCCTGCTCCCGTCCCCGCTCCGGCCCCGGCCCCTGCTCCCGTCCCCGCTCCGGCCCCGGCCCCTGCTCCCGTCCCCGCTCCGGCCCCGGCCCCTGCTCCCGTTCCGGCTCCCGCTCCCGTTCCCGTTCCGGCCCCCGTCCCCATCCCCGCTCCCGCCCCCGTGACGCCGGACCCCGGCACCACGGAGACCGGTGGGGACAGTGGTGATGACCCCGCCGGGGCCGACGGGCCCGACTGCCCGGCCGGCGCCCCGGACACCGGAGCCAAAGGCCCTTCGAGCCGCAGTCCCAAATCCGACCCCGCGGCCGGGGGAGGCCGAACCGGCCACGGTCGCACCAGGCGCTGA
- a CDS encoding LacI family DNA-binding transcriptional regulator produces MADVAAKAGVSRALVSIVFRNQPGASEETRERVLRIADEIGYRPDSAARLLARGRSRTLGVMFTVHQTFHTDLIEGIYPEAERLGYDVLLSAAAQGRSEAKAVEALLSHRCEALILLASDAEAPYLDELAHRTAAVSVGRRAPGAPVDFVHSAEGNGVRQAMDHLAELGHHRIVHIDGGRGPGSVERRRAYRAAMRRRGLESEVRVIPGDHTEQSGIETGRLLLAERDRGQPLPTAVLAGNDRSAMGLLMALTRVGVEVPRDLSVVGYDDSHLSHLMPIGLTTVRQDAVLMAEHAVRFAVERLENPEREPREAVLEPKLVVRGSSGPAPEGAA; encoded by the coding sequence ATGGCGGACGTCGCCGCGAAGGCGGGCGTCTCCCGGGCGCTCGTCTCGATCGTGTTCCGCAACCAGCCGGGGGCGAGCGAGGAGACCCGGGAACGGGTGCTGCGGATCGCCGACGAGATCGGCTACCGCCCCGACAGCGCGGCCCGGCTGCTGGCCCGTGGCCGCAGCCGCACCCTCGGCGTGATGTTCACCGTGCACCAGACCTTCCACACGGACCTCATCGAGGGCATCTACCCCGAGGCCGAACGCCTCGGCTACGACGTCCTGCTCTCCGCGGCCGCCCAGGGCCGCAGCGAGGCCAAGGCGGTCGAGGCCCTGCTCAGTCACCGCTGCGAGGCGCTGATCCTGCTGGCCTCCGACGCCGAAGCCCCCTACCTCGACGAACTCGCGCACCGGACGGCGGCCGTCTCGGTCGGCCGGCGCGCCCCGGGCGCCCCCGTGGACTTCGTGCACTCGGCCGAGGGCAACGGTGTACGGCAGGCCATGGACCATCTCGCCGAACTCGGCCACCACCGGATCGTGCACATCGACGGCGGACGCGGCCCCGGCTCGGTCGAGCGGCGGCGCGCCTATCGGGCGGCGATGCGCCGACGCGGGCTGGAGTCCGAGGTGCGGGTGATCCCCGGCGACCACACGGAGCAGTCCGGGATCGAGACCGGCCGGCTGCTGCTGGCCGAGCGCGACCGGGGGCAGCCGCTGCCGACAGCGGTCCTCGCGGGCAACGACCGCAGCGCCATGGGCCTGTTGATGGCCCTGACGCGGGTCGGTGTCGAGGTCCCGCGCGACCTGTCCGTCGTCGGATACGACGACAGTCACCTCTCCCATCTGATGCCGATCGGGCTGACCACCGTCCGCCAGGACGCGGTGCTCATGGCGGAGCACGCGGTCCGGTTCGCCGTGGAGCGGCTGGAGAACCCCGAACGGGAGCCGCGGGAAGCGGTGTTGGAGCCGAAGCTGGTGGTGCGGGGCTCCAGTGGCCCGGCGCCGGAGGGCGCGGCCTGA
- a CDS encoding TIM barrel protein — translation MATAPSPLRTTVGNLCLGSAPDSWGVWFPEDEHQVSYTRFLDELAEAGYRWLELGPYGYLPTDPQRLKEELDTRGLQVSGGTAFGALHRPEAWDEMLAHVRQVAALTAAAGAHHLVLIPPMYRHEKTGAFTEPPELTAEQWAGFGRTADRLGRLLLDDYDVRLVVHPHADSHLQTQPEIERLLNESDSRYTNLCLDTGHIAYGGGDNLDLIRRFGERVGYVHIKQMDPAVLAQVAAQNLSFGEAVKRGVCVSPPAGVPNPADVVAELAQLDAELFVIVEQDLYPCAPEIPLPIAVSTREHLAGCGLTGTRRPHHDR, via the coding sequence ATGGCAACGGCGCCATCCCCGCTCCGCACCACCGTCGGCAACCTGTGCCTGGGCTCCGCCCCCGACTCCTGGGGTGTCTGGTTCCCCGAGGACGAACACCAGGTGTCATACACCCGCTTCCTCGACGAGCTGGCCGAGGCCGGCTACCGATGGCTCGAACTCGGACCGTACGGCTACCTCCCCACCGACCCGCAGCGACTGAAGGAGGAACTCGACACCCGGGGACTCCAGGTCTCCGGCGGCACCGCCTTCGGCGCACTGCACCGGCCGGAAGCCTGGGACGAGATGCTCGCCCACGTCCGCCAGGTGGCCGCGCTCACCGCCGCCGCGGGCGCCCACCACCTGGTCCTCATCCCGCCGATGTACCGGCACGAGAAGACCGGCGCGTTCACCGAGCCGCCCGAACTGACCGCCGAGCAATGGGCGGGCTTCGGCCGCACCGCCGACCGGCTGGGCAGGCTCCTCCTCGACGACTACGACGTACGCCTCGTCGTCCACCCGCACGCCGACAGCCACCTCCAGACCCAGCCCGAGATCGAACGGCTGCTCAACGAATCCGACTCCCGCTACACCAACCTGTGCCTGGACACCGGACACATCGCCTACGGCGGCGGCGACAACCTCGACCTGATCCGCCGGTTCGGCGAGCGGGTGGGCTACGTCCACATCAAACAGATGGACCCGGCCGTGCTGGCCCAGGTCGCCGCCCAGAACCTGTCGTTCGGCGAGGCCGTCAAACGAGGCGTGTGCGTGTCGCCCCCGGCGGGCGTGCCGAACCCCGCCGACGTAGTGGCCGAACTCGCCCAGCTGGACGCCGAGCTGTTCGTGATCGTCGAACAGGACCTCTACCCCTGCGCCCCCGAGATACCGCTGCCCATCGCCGTCAGCACACGCGAGCACCTGGCCGGCTGCGGCCTCACGGGCACCCGCCGCCCCCACCACGACCGGTAG
- a CDS encoding sugar porter family MFS transporter — protein MDLTDNAARTHTTAPAPDDTPPTLSRRLRLITVTATFGGLLFGYDTGVINGALPYMTDDLGLTPFTEGMVTSSLLLGAALGAVTGGRLSDARGRRRTILLLAVVFFIGALGCTLAPNTAVMVVARFVLGLAVGGASVTVPVYLAEVSPAERRGALVTRNELMIVSGQLLAFTSNAVIARVGGESGGVWRYMLVLATVPAVVLWFGMLVMPESPRWLASKTRFGEALEVLKQVRSRQRAEAELAEVSALAVKEDQERLGGRQDMKAEPWLRRLMFVGFGIAIVQQITGVNTIMYYGTQILTDAGFTSDSALTANIANGVISVLATFVGIWLLGRVDRRPMLMTGQIGTTTALLLIGVFSLALPSGDGRAYAVLAMTVTFLAFQQGAISPVTWLMLSEIFPMRMRGFGMGVAAVVLWLTNFTIGLVFPSLVDGIGVSNTFFLFVVAGVCSLAFVKRHVPETRGRTLETLEAELRTRFS, from the coding sequence ATGGACCTCACGGACAACGCCGCCCGGACCCACACCACCGCTCCCGCGCCCGACGACACACCCCCCACGCTCTCCCGCCGGCTGCGGCTCATCACCGTCACCGCCACCTTCGGCGGACTCCTCTTCGGCTACGACACCGGCGTCATCAACGGCGCCCTGCCCTACATGACCGACGACCTCGGCCTGACCCCCTTCACCGAAGGCATGGTCACCAGCTCGCTCCTGCTGGGCGCGGCCCTGGGAGCAGTCACCGGCGGCAGGCTGTCCGACGCGCGCGGACGGCGCCGTACGATCCTCCTCCTCGCCGTGGTGTTCTTCATCGGCGCGCTCGGCTGCACGCTCGCGCCCAACACCGCGGTCATGGTCGTGGCCCGGTTCGTGCTCGGGCTCGCGGTCGGCGGGGCGTCGGTGACCGTGCCCGTCTACCTCGCCGAGGTCTCCCCCGCCGAGCGGCGCGGCGCGCTGGTCACCCGCAACGAACTCATGATCGTCAGCGGCCAGTTGCTGGCCTTCACCTCCAACGCGGTCATCGCCCGGGTCGGCGGTGAATCCGGCGGCGTCTGGCGCTACATGCTCGTCCTCGCCACCGTCCCGGCCGTCGTGCTCTGGTTCGGCATGCTGGTGATGCCGGAGAGCCCGCGCTGGCTGGCCTCCAAGACCCGCTTCGGCGAGGCACTGGAGGTGCTCAAGCAGGTACGGTCCCGGCAGCGGGCCGAGGCCGAACTCGCGGAGGTCTCCGCGCTCGCCGTCAAGGAGGACCAGGAGCGGCTCGGCGGCCGGCAGGACATGAAGGCCGAGCCGTGGCTGCGCAGGCTGATGTTCGTCGGCTTCGGCATCGCGATCGTGCAGCAGATCACCGGCGTCAACACGATCATGTACTACGGCACCCAGATCCTCACCGACGCCGGGTTCACCTCCGACAGCGCGCTGACCGCGAACATCGCCAACGGGGTCATCTCGGTGCTCGCCACCTTCGTCGGCATCTGGCTGCTCGGCCGCGTCGACCGCCGCCCGATGCTGATGACCGGCCAGATCGGCACCACCACCGCCCTGCTGCTGATCGGCGTGTTCTCCCTGGCGCTGCCCTCGGGCGACGGCCGGGCATACGCGGTGCTCGCGATGACCGTCACCTTCCTCGCCTTCCAGCAGGGCGCGATCTCGCCGGTGACCTGGCTGATGCTGTCGGAGATCTTCCCGATGCGGATGCGCGGCTTCGGCATGGGCGTCGCGGCGGTGGTGCTGTGGCTGACCAACTTCACGATCGGCCTGGTCTTTCCCTCCCTGGTCGACGGGATCGGGGTCTCCAACACCTTCTTCCTCTTCGTGGTGGCGGGCGTCTGCTCCCTCGCCTTCGTGAAGCGCCACGTCCCCGAGACCAGGGGCCGCACCCTCGAAACCCTCGAAGCCGAACTCCGCACGCGCTTCTCCTGA
- a CDS encoding Gfo/Idh/MocA family oxidoreductase, with protein sequence MTVRVGVIGAGWIGKEHIRRLTDTVTGARVTAVTDIDAARAEQAAAPVGARVLPDGATLIAADDVDAVLVTSWGPTHAEHVLHAIAAGKPVFCEKPLATTAEDCLRIVEAETAHGRRLVQVGFMRRYDAGYRKMKQVIGSGRIGEPLIVHCAHRNPTVPQSYTSAMAALDTAVHEVDVLRWLLDDEIVSTQVVTPRATSKRFAHLKDPQIMLFETAKGVRIDLEVFVNCQYGYDIQCETVGEEGLVRLPDPATVGLRTAGQHSTEVLTDWVGRFADAFDTEFREWIAGVAAGTGPTGPSAWDGYAATVITSATVEALESGHVVATDLKPRPALYGGAA encoded by the coding sequence ATGACTGTGCGCGTAGGCGTCATCGGCGCCGGCTGGATCGGCAAGGAACACATCCGGCGGCTCACCGACACCGTCACCGGCGCCCGCGTCACCGCGGTCACCGACATCGACGCCGCCCGCGCCGAACAGGCGGCGGCGCCGGTCGGCGCCCGAGTGCTGCCCGACGGCGCGACCCTGATCGCCGCGGACGACGTCGACGCCGTCCTCGTGACGTCCTGGGGCCCCACCCACGCCGAACACGTGCTGCACGCGATCGCCGCCGGGAAACCGGTGTTCTGTGAGAAGCCGCTGGCCACGACCGCCGAGGACTGCCTCAGGATCGTCGAGGCCGAAACGGCACACGGCCGCCGCCTCGTCCAGGTCGGCTTCATGCGCCGCTACGACGCCGGCTACCGGAAGATGAAGCAGGTCATCGGCTCCGGCCGGATCGGTGAACCGCTGATCGTGCACTGCGCCCACCGCAACCCCACCGTCCCGCAGTCCTACACCTCCGCCATGGCGGCGCTGGACACGGCGGTGCACGAGGTGGACGTGCTGCGCTGGCTGCTCGACGACGAGATCGTCTCCACCCAGGTGGTCACCCCGCGCGCCACGAGCAAGCGGTTCGCCCACCTCAAGGACCCGCAGATCATGCTCTTCGAGACCGCCAAGGGCGTCCGCATCGACCTGGAGGTCTTCGTCAACTGCCAGTACGGCTACGACATCCAGTGCGAGACGGTCGGCGAGGAAGGCCTCGTCCGGCTGCCCGACCCGGCCACGGTCGGCCTGCGCACCGCCGGCCAGCACAGCACGGAGGTCCTCACCGACTGGGTGGGCCGCTTCGCGGACGCCTTCGACACCGAGTTCCGCGAGTGGATCGCCGGCGTCGCAGCCGGCACCGGGCCCACCGGCCCCTCCGCCTGGGACGGCTACGCGGCGACCGTCATCACCAGTGCGACCGTCGAGGCCCTGGAGTCGGGCCACGTCGTCGCCACCGACCTCAAGCCCCGCCCCGCACTCTACGGAGGTGCCGCGTGA
- a CDS encoding sugar phosphate isomerase/epimerase family protein, with the protein MKIALDPYMFRALPIDTMVRTVAELGYQYIELSPRDDFMPFFLHPRADDERIAELKNSLRTHGVKLSSVLPLYKWSSPDETERQAAVRYWKRMIEITADLECPLMNSEFNGRPERAAESEAAFWRSLEELLPLFEREGIALNLEAHPDDFCEENTPAVDLVRAIGKPWVNYLYCAPHSFHLSGADPTADIAAMLRYAGDKLKHVHIADSFNHKGSSGLRYILNPPGTAARVHQHLDIGQGEVDWDAFFGTLRELDFDGVATACVFAWEERAHESSAFMLDRITKELAVA; encoded by the coding sequence GTGAAGATCGCCCTCGACCCGTACATGTTCCGCGCCCTGCCCATCGACACCATGGTGCGCACGGTCGCCGAACTCGGCTACCAGTACATCGAGTTGTCGCCCCGCGACGACTTCATGCCGTTCTTCCTGCACCCGCGCGCGGACGACGAACGCATCGCCGAGCTGAAGAACTCCCTGCGCACACACGGGGTGAAGCTGTCCTCCGTGCTGCCGTTGTACAAGTGGTCCTCGCCCGACGAGACCGAGCGGCAGGCCGCCGTCCGCTACTGGAAGCGGATGATCGAGATCACCGCCGACCTCGAATGCCCCCTGATGAACTCGGAGTTCAACGGCCGTCCCGAGCGTGCCGCCGAGAGCGAGGCCGCGTTCTGGCGCTCGCTGGAGGAGTTGCTGCCGCTGTTCGAACGGGAGGGCATCGCGCTCAACCTGGAGGCCCACCCGGACGACTTCTGCGAGGAGAACACCCCCGCGGTCGACCTCGTCCGCGCGATCGGCAAGCCCTGGGTGAACTACCTCTACTGCGCCCCGCACTCCTTCCACCTCTCGGGTGCGGACCCCACGGCGGACATCGCGGCGATGCTGCGCTACGCCGGCGACAAGCTGAAGCACGTGCACATCGCCGATTCCTTCAACCACAAGGGCTCCTCCGGCCTGCGCTACATCCTCAACCCGCCCGGCACCGCCGCCCGTGTCCACCAGCACCTCGACATCGGGCAGGGCGAGGTCGACTGGGACGCCTTCTTCGGCACCCTGCGCGAGCTGGACTTCGACGGAGTGGCCACCGCCTGCGTCTTCGCCTGGGAAGAACGCGCCCACGAGTCCTCGGCCTTCATGCTCGACCGCATCACCAAGGAACTGGCCGTGGCGTAA
- a CDS encoding MFS transporter, which translates to MPGSAVPPPSPTTIEDAATVPVPVTGPAHLLRVTLLMAGSCLPILGAVLIAPVLPKMQDHFASVPGAKALVPLALTVPALALALLAPFAGVVVDRLGRRRLLIVATLLYAVFGTAPLWLDSLGAIIAVRALVGVTEAAIMTCCTTLIGDYYSGQQRVRYLALQTMCASASATVFFVLGGAAGSAGWRVPFWVYAVSLVLAPLMATALPDAAPRATTQEVRTAHRAFPWRQLAGICALTFFGAMVFYTVPVEMSYLLDDLGVENSGVIGLATAIASAATVGGAVAFARLGRSPDPMLPAVLAVCAAGFGVMSLAGNAPLLVVGAVVNCVGTGMLLPALLTSAMSRLAFEDRGRGTGLWMAAFFGGEFVCPLVLLAGESAVGSLAGAVGLLGPAAALVAAGLVAARRRAGAADPRPLPEQLA; encoded by the coding sequence ATGCCCGGTTCCGCCGTTCCGCCGCCGTCTCCCACCACGATCGAAGACGCCGCTACCGTGCCCGTGCCCGTCACGGGGCCGGCCCATCTGCTGCGCGTGACCCTGCTGATGGCGGGCAGCTGTCTGCCGATCCTGGGGGCGGTGCTGATCGCCCCCGTGCTGCCCAAGATGCAGGACCACTTCGCGTCGGTCCCGGGGGCCAAGGCGCTGGTGCCGCTCGCGCTGACCGTTCCGGCGCTGGCGCTGGCGCTGCTCGCCCCGTTCGCCGGCGTGGTCGTGGACCGGCTGGGCCGCAGGCGCCTGCTGATCGTGGCGACACTCCTGTACGCCGTGTTCGGCACCGCCCCGCTCTGGCTGGACTCGCTGGGCGCGATCATCGCCGTCCGCGCCCTGGTCGGGGTCACCGAGGCCGCCATCATGACGTGCTGCACCACGCTGATCGGCGACTACTACAGCGGGCAGCAGCGGGTGAGGTACCTCGCCCTGCAGACCATGTGCGCCTCCGCGTCGGCCACCGTCTTCTTCGTGCTCGGCGGCGCCGCCGGCTCGGCGGGCTGGCGCGTGCCGTTCTGGGTGTACGCCGTGAGTCTCGTACTGGCCCCGCTGATGGCCACCGCCCTGCCCGACGCGGCGCCCCGTGCAACCACGCAGGAGGTCCGGACCGCACACCGGGCTTTCCCCTGGCGGCAGTTGGCGGGCATCTGTGCCCTCACCTTCTTCGGGGCGATGGTCTTCTACACCGTCCCGGTGGAGATGTCGTACCTGCTCGACGACCTCGGGGTGGAGAACTCCGGGGTGATCGGTCTGGCCACGGCGATCGCCAGTGCCGCCACAGTGGGCGGCGCGGTCGCCTTCGCCCGGCTGGGACGCTCCCCCGACCCGATGCTGCCCGCCGTGCTCGCGGTCTGCGCGGCCGGCTTCGGGGTGATGTCCCTCGCGGGGAACGCTCCGCTGCTGGTCGTGGGAGCGGTCGTCAACTGCGTGGGGACGGGGATGTTGCTGCCCGCCTTGTTGACGAGTGCCATGTCCCGTCTGGCGTTCGAGGACCGGGGTCGTGGGACGGGGTTGTGGATGGCGGCCTTCTTCGGCGGCGAGTTCGTCTGCCCGTTGGTGCTGCTCGCCGGGGAGTCGGCGGTGGGGAGCCTCGCGGGGGCGGTGGGGTTGCTGGGGCCGGCGGCCGCTCTCGTCGCGGCGGGTCTGGTGGCGGCCCGCCGTCGCGCGGGCGCGGCCGATCCCCGGCCGCTGCCGGAGCAGTTGGCCTGA
- a CDS encoding LysR family transcriptional regulator, translating into MNLSRLDLNLVVALRALLEERNVTRAGERVGLSQPAMSAALSRLRRHFDDELLARTGNSYELTPLGVALRDRSATACDLLERVFASQADFDPAAEDREFTLLASDYGAAVFGAELSRALHEEAPGIRLTFRHPAPSVVENTATVLSTVDGLLMPHGVIDGFPAVDLFQDRWLCMIAEDHPEVGGALALDQLARLPWAVYQRPYDAPAARQLSMLGISPRVEVSVQTFQLLPHMVEGTRRVAMIQERLARRAVRSAAVRVLPCPFEAVPVQEAMWWHPVHTQDAAHIWLRQKAAEVGATLTATP; encoded by the coding sequence GTGAACCTGTCCCGACTCGACCTCAACCTGGTCGTCGCGCTGCGCGCGCTGCTGGAGGAGCGCAACGTCACCCGGGCCGGCGAGCGCGTCGGGCTGAGCCAGCCCGCGATGAGCGCGGCGCTGTCCCGGCTGCGCCGCCATTTCGACGACGAACTGCTCGCCCGCACCGGCAACAGCTACGAGCTGACACCGCTCGGGGTCGCCCTGCGTGACCGCAGTGCCACCGCGTGCGACCTGCTGGAACGCGTCTTCGCCAGCCAGGCCGACTTCGACCCGGCCGCCGAGGACCGCGAGTTCACCCTGCTCGCCTCCGACTACGGCGCGGCCGTGTTCGGCGCCGAGCTCTCTCGCGCCCTGCACGAGGAGGCCCCCGGCATCCGGCTCACCTTCCGGCACCCGGCACCGTCCGTCGTGGAGAACACCGCCACCGTGCTGAGCACCGTCGACGGGCTGCTGATGCCGCACGGCGTCATCGACGGTTTCCCCGCCGTCGACCTCTTCCAGGACCGCTGGCTGTGCATGATCGCCGAGGACCACCCGGAGGTCGGCGGCGCGCTCGCTCTCGACCAGCTGGCCCGGCTGCCCTGGGCCGTCTACCAGCGCCCCTATGACGCCCCGGCCGCCCGCCAGCTCAGCATGCTCGGCATCAGCCCCCGGGTGGAGGTCTCCGTGCAGACCTTCCAGCTGCTGCCCCACATGGTCGAGGGGACCCGCCGGGTGGCGATGATCCAGGAGCGCCTGGCCCGCAGAGCGGTCCGCTCCGCGGCGGTGCGTGTCCTCCCGTGTCCTTTTGAGGCGGTACCGGTCCAGGAGGCGATGTGGTGGCACCCCGTTCACACCCAGGATGCGGCCCATATCTGGCTGCGGCAGAAGGCGGCGGAGGTGGGGGCGACGCTGACTGCGACCCCCTGA
- a CDS encoding fumarylacetoacetate hydrolase family protein yields MATLAQPAGPFALGTFSAQDGEPFPGLLVKERVLDLSSALDRAPADVRAVVERWEETLPLLYALAADDTLARRPLADLRVHAPIEPRQIFQSGANYRQHVIDLEVAHRSPDDPRTVEEARAEIAAVMDRRAAEDLPYVFIGLPSTVAGPYDDVVLPSWAQKPDWELELAAVIAKPAHRVSVEEALEYVAGYTIANDLTDRATVFRRDMPAIGTDWLRCKNAPGFTPLGPWIVPAESVADPGDLRVTLKLNGETMQDESTKDMLFGVARLVSYVSRTAQLLPGDLVLTGSPAGNGIHWGRLLRDGDVMEGSITGLGVQRTRCVAEASA; encoded by the coding sequence ATGGCAACGCTCGCGCAACCTGCCGGCCCGTTCGCGCTCGGCACGTTCTCCGCTCAGGACGGGGAGCCGTTCCCCGGCCTTCTGGTGAAGGAGCGGGTACTCGACCTGAGCAGCGCCCTGGACCGGGCACCGGCCGACGTGCGCGCCGTGGTGGAGCGGTGGGAGGAGACCCTCCCCCTCCTGTACGCCCTCGCCGCCGACGACACTCTCGCCCGGCGCCCGCTCGCGGACCTGCGGGTGCACGCGCCGATCGAGCCGCGCCAGATCTTCCAGTCCGGAGCCAACTACCGGCAGCACGTGATCGACCTGGAGGTCGCCCACCGCTCCCCCGACGACCCCCGCACCGTCGAGGAGGCGCGCGCGGAGATCGCCGCGGTCATGGACCGCCGGGCCGCCGAGGACCTGCCGTACGTGTTCATCGGCCTGCCCAGCACCGTCGCCGGTCCGTACGACGACGTCGTCCTCCCCTCCTGGGCCCAGAAGCCGGACTGGGAGCTGGAGTTGGCGGCCGTCATCGCCAAGCCGGCCCATCGGGTGTCCGTCGAGGAGGCCCTGGAGTACGTCGCCGGGTACACGATCGCCAACGATCTCACCGACCGCGCCACCGTCTTCCGCCGGGACATGCCCGCCATCGGCACCGACTGGCTGCGCTGCAAGAACGCCCCCGGCTTCACCCCGCTCGGGCCCTGGATCGTGCCCGCCGAGTCCGTCGCCGACCCGGGCGACCTGCGGGTCACCCTCAAGCTGAACGGCGAGACCATGCAGGACGAGTCCACCAAGGACATGCTCTTCGGGGTCGCCCGCCTGGTGTCGTACGTCTCACGGACCGCTCAACTCCTCCCGGGTGACCTGGTGTTGACCGGCAGCCCGGCCGGCAACGGCATCCACTGGGGGCGGCTGCTGCGCGACGGCGACGTCATGGAGGGCTCCATCACCGGCCTGGGTGTGCAGCGCACGCGTTGTGTGGCGGAGGCGTCGGCATGA